The genomic segment ATCGACTGGCTCGGCACGACGGTCGAGATGCCGTTGATCGCGGGGCTGTTCGGCCTGCTCCTCGTCATGGTCGTTCTGGCCCTCGCCTGGCGGCTCCTGCGCGGCCTGGTCGCCGCGCCGGGCTCGGTCAGCGGCTTCTTCTCCAACCGCAAGCGGCGCAAGGGTGAGGCCGCGCTCAGCAAGGGCATCATGGCGGTCGGCGCGGGCGATGTGGCCTCGGCCAAGCGCTATGCCCAGCTTGCCGCAAGGAGCCTGCCTGACGAACCGCTGGCCCGGCTGCTCAAGGCGCAGACCGCGCAGCTGCGCGGCGACCGCGACACCGCCAAGGCGATCTACGAGGAGATGACGCATCACGCCGAGACGGAGGCCCTCGGCCTGCGCGGGCTGTTCAACCTCGCCCGCCAGGACGGCGAATACGACACCGCGCGCGACCTCGCCGACCGGGCGGTGCGCATCAATCCGCAGCTCGCCTGGGCGTCCAACGCGATGCTCGTCATCCATTCGGCGCGGAGCGACTGGGCGGACGCGGCGCGGCTGATCGAGACGCAGAAGCGCAATGGCCAGCTCGATGCCAGGGCCGCCTCCCGCAAGACGGCGGTGATCGAGACGGCCCGGGCGCTGGAGATGGAGGACGGCAATCCCGACGAGGCGCTCGAGCATGCGCTTGCCGCCCACAAGCTCAGCCCCGGCCTCGTGCCCGCCGCCGTCGTCGCCTCCAGGCTCCATGCCCGGCGCGGCAATGTGCGCAAGGCCATGCGCGTGATCGAGAGGACATGGCGGGAGAGCCCGCATCGCGACCTCGCGGAGGCCTATGCCCATGTCCGCCCCGGCGATTCGGCGAAAGACAGGCTGAAGCGCGTGCGCTCGCTCGTCTCGCGCGAGGCCGGCGGCGAAGAGGGCGCGATCGCGCTCGCTCGTGCGAGCATCGAGGCTCAGGACTGGGCGCTGGCGCGCAGCGCGCTGACCCCGCTGTCCAGCGACCGGCCGAGCGTCGCCGTCTGCTCTCTCATGGCGGAGATCGAGTTCGGCGAGCACGGCGACAAGGGCAAGGTGCGCGAGTGGCTCGCACGCGGCGTCAACGCCCCGCGCGACCCCGCCTGGACGGCGGACGGCTATGTCAGCGAAACGT from the Kaustia mangrovi genome contains:
- a CDS encoding heme biosynthesis protein HemY, translating into MWRMIFRFIVVALVAAGLAWLADRPGTVEIDWLGTTVEMPLIAGLFGLLLVMVVLALAWRLLRGLVAAPGSVSGFFSNRKRRKGEAALSKGIMAVGAGDVASAKRYAQLAARSLPDEPLARLLKAQTAQLRGDRDTAKAIYEEMTHHAETEALGLRGLFNLARQDGEYDTARDLADRAVRINPQLAWASNAMLVIHSARSDWADAARLIETQKRNGQLDARAASRKTAVIETARALEMEDGNPDEALEHALAAHKLSPGLVPAAVVASRLHARRGNVRKAMRVIERTWRESPHRDLAEAYAHVRPGDSAKDRLKRVRSLVSREAGGEEGAIALARASIEAQDWALARSALTPLSSDRPSVAVCSLMAEIEFGEHGDKGKVREWLARGVNAPRDPAWTADGYVSETWLPVSPVTGELDAFTWKRPVEGLSDRREAGAFIDSQITETDDAHADTDAGDAAPPAVIEATADAPAEETERPAPKPDEAPSPIPEAKAAPETPRAAATRPAEPAATTAAAPPPDTGKANQADKTDEATPPPASDDSAMESDADRPAQPHQPDDPGPETGEEDETRTASRWFGSAERK